The Tistrella mobilis genome window below encodes:
- a CDS encoding TRAP transporter large permease: MTTLFLFVALFVFLIIGMPIAISLGLSSLLTILLFANDSMASLALKFFQTAELYTLLAIPFFVLAGAFMTTGGVARRMIAFANACVGHMYGGLAIASVVACMLFAAVSGSSPATVVAVGSIVIAGMVRAGYTQSFAAGVVCNAGTLGILIPPSLVMVVYAAATESSVGRLFMAGVIPGILLGLMLGVAIYISARVNGIPRQPRAPFSEVLRTGRKALWGLLLIVIIMGGIYGGIFTPTEAAAVSAVYAAVVALFIYRDLKITDVPHVLVDAAKVTVMLLFIIANAFLFAHVLTTEQIPQSIARGITEAGLAPWQFLLVVNIILLVAGNFMEPSAIILILAPILFPIATGLGIDPIHFGIIMVVNMEIGMVTPPVGLNLFVTSGITGMPVLSVVKAAWPWLMILIAFLIIITYVPEISLWLPNTLFGNAMVG; the protein is encoded by the coding sequence GTGACCACACTCTTCCTGTTCGTGGCGCTCTTCGTCTTCCTGATCATCGGGATGCCGATCGCCATCTCGCTCGGCCTGTCCAGCCTGCTCACCATTCTGCTGTTCGCAAACGACAGCATGGCGTCGCTGGCGCTGAAGTTCTTCCAGACCGCCGAACTCTATACCCTGCTGGCCATCCCGTTTTTCGTGCTGGCCGGGGCTTTCATGACCACAGGCGGTGTGGCGCGGCGGATGATCGCCTTTGCCAATGCCTGCGTCGGCCACATGTATGGCGGCCTCGCCATCGCCTCGGTGGTGGCCTGCATGCTGTTCGCGGCGGTATCGGGCTCATCGCCCGCCACGGTGGTTGCCGTCGGGTCCATCGTGATCGCCGGCATGGTCCGCGCCGGCTATACACAGAGCTTTGCTGCGGGCGTGGTCTGTAACGCCGGCACCCTCGGCATCCTGATCCCGCCCTCGCTGGTGATGGTCGTCTATGCTGCGGCGACCGAAAGCTCGGTCGGCCGGCTGTTCATGGCCGGCGTCATCCCGGGCATCCTGCTCGGACTGATGCTGGGCGTGGCCATCTACATCTCTGCCCGGGTGAACGGCATTCCGCGCCAGCCGCGGGCGCCGTTTTCAGAAGTGCTCCGCACCGGCCGCAAGGCACTCTGGGGTCTGCTCCTGATCGTGATCATCATGGGCGGCATCTATGGCGGCATCTTCACCCCCACCGAAGCGGCGGCGGTGTCGGCGGTGTACGCCGCCGTGGTCGCCTTGTTCATTTATCGCGACCTGAAGATCACCGACGTGCCGCATGTGCTGGTCGATGCGGCGAAGGTGACGGTGATGCTGCTGTTCATCATCGCCAACGCCTTCCTCTTCGCCCATGTGCTGACCACCGAGCAGATCCCGCAGTCGATCGCCCGCGGCATCACCGAAGCCGGGCTGGCGCCCTGGCAATTCCTGCTGGTGGTCAACATCATCCTGCTGGTCGCCGGCAACTTCATGGAGCCTTCTGCGATCATCCTGATCCTGGCGCCGATCCTGTTCCCGATCGCCACCGGCCTCGGGATCGACCCGATCCATTTCGGCATCATCATGGTGGTGAACATGGAGATCGGCATGGTCACGCCGCCGGTCGGGCTCAACCTGTTCGTGACATCGGGCATAACGGGGATGCCGGTCTTGAGCGTGGTGAAGGCAGCCTGGCCCTGGCTGATGATCCTGATCGCCTTCCTGATCATCATCACCTATGTGCCGGAAATCTCGCTCTGGCTGCCCAACACCCTGTTCGGCAACGCCATGGTCGGCTGA
- a CDS encoding MarR family winged helix-turn-helix transcriptional regulator, translating to MERLDTKYQALIDESRRRGLTGLDGLRTCMELLSTARAIDRDCAIRLGNHGLSEGRFVLLFLLRDRTEGLAPHVLADRAGVTRGTITGLLDGLERDGFVRRTADPEDRRRVRVMLTKSGEAVTARAFQEHASWIAGLTAGLSAEEQAELVRLLGKLRAGLASEDGS from the coding sequence ATGGAAAGACTGGACACCAAATATCAGGCCCTGATCGACGAGAGCCGACGGCGAGGCCTCACCGGGCTCGACGGGCTCCGGACCTGCATGGAGCTGCTGTCGACGGCGCGGGCAATCGATCGCGATTGCGCCATCCGGCTCGGCAATCATGGCCTCTCGGAGGGCAGGTTTGTGCTGCTCTTCCTGCTCCGCGACCGGACAGAAGGGCTGGCACCGCACGTCCTGGCCGATCGGGCCGGCGTGACCCGTGGCACGATCACCGGCCTGCTCGACGGGCTGGAGCGTGACGGTTTTGTCCGACGCACGGCTGATCCCGAGGATCGCAGACGGGTCAGGGTGATGCTGACGAAGTCCGGCGAAGCCGTGACGGCCAGGGCGTTCCAGGAGCATGCCAGCTGGATCGCAGGGCTGACTGCCGGGCTTTCGGCGGAAGAGCAGGCAGAACTCGTGAGGCTGCTCGGCAAGTTGAGAGCAGGCCTTGCCAGCGAGGACGGATCATGA
- a CDS encoding TRAP transporter small permease yields the protein MIARIWGRLEEGAIAFLLAAMTLLTFVQVVLRYVFNSGLVWALEATFYLFAWLIMIGISYCVRVHAHIGIDLVVKMMPAAPRRVVGLVAVALALLYAGLMFWGSWNYTDRMMTLGIEAEDIPVERWMLSIILPVGFALLGLRLIEQGWAILSGRADGFQLADEAAEALALDQRGKDDPTAGTSGREGRGR from the coding sequence ATGATCGCCCGCATCTGGGGACGGCTGGAGGAAGGCGCGATCGCCTTCCTCCTGGCTGCCATGACGCTGCTCACCTTCGTCCAGGTGGTGCTGCGTTACGTGTTCAACAGCGGCCTGGTCTGGGCGCTTGAGGCGACCTTCTATCTCTTCGCCTGGCTGATCATGATCGGCATCTCGTACTGTGTGCGGGTCCATGCCCATATCGGCATCGACCTGGTGGTGAAGATGATGCCGGCTGCCCCCCGCAGAGTGGTGGGGCTTGTGGCCGTCGCCCTGGCGCTGCTCTATGCCGGGCTGATGTTCTGGGGATCCTGGAACTACACCGACCGCATGATGACGCTCGGCATCGAGGCCGAGGACATCCCCGTGGAGCGCTGGATGCTGTCGATCATCCTGCCGGTGGGCTTTGCCCTGCTGGGGCTCAGGCTGATCGAGCAGGGCTGGGCGATCCTCAGCGGGCGGGCCGACGGCTTCCAGCTCGCCGACGAGGCGGCCGAGGCCCTGGCCCTCGACCAGCGGGGCAAGGATGATCCGACGGCAGGCACGTCCGGTCGGGAAGGGAGGGGCCGGTGA
- a CDS encoding sulfate/molybdate ABC transporter ATP-binding protein — protein sequence MIEIKGLSKRFSGYDALVDVDLNIRDGELVALLGPSGSGKTTLLRIIAGLETADRGAIRFGGEDAGRLGARERRVGFVFQHYALFRHMTVFDNVAFGLTVRPRASRPGRAEIAERVSSLLRMVQLESLADRFPNQLSGGQRQRVALARALAIEPRVLLLDEPFGALDAKVRKELRRWLRRLHDDLGLTGVFVTHDQEEALEVADRVVVMSQGRIEQIGTPAEVYDRPATAFVYQFFGNVNKLPVMVEAGRLKVAGVSGAGTAGLPLPAGLEATRAEQGTLYVRPHDLAVLPAGAADALPATVRHLVAFGASVRIELDVPGLDLVEAELPREEADALGLANGRTVALRVKRGRLFFDDDTGWDVGLTESVAA from the coding sequence ATGATCGAGATCAAGGGCCTCTCCAAGCGGTTCAGCGGGTATGACGCGCTGGTCGATGTCGACCTGAACATCCGCGATGGTGAACTTGTGGCACTGCTCGGGCCGTCGGGATCGGGCAAGACCACCCTTCTGCGCATCATCGCCGGGCTGGAGACCGCCGACCGTGGCGCGATCCGCTTCGGCGGTGAAGATGCGGGCCGTCTGGGCGCACGCGAGCGCCGGGTGGGCTTCGTCTTCCAGCATTATGCGTTGTTCCGGCATATGACCGTCTTCGACAACGTCGCCTTCGGCCTGACGGTGCGGCCGCGCGCCAGCCGCCCGGGCCGGGCCGAGATTGCCGAGCGGGTGTCATCGCTGCTGCGTATGGTGCAGCTGGAAAGCCTGGCGGATCGTTTCCCCAACCAGCTGTCGGGTGGCCAGCGGCAGCGTGTGGCGCTGGCGCGTGCGCTTGCCATCGAACCCCGGGTGCTGCTGCTCGACGAACCCTTCGGTGCGCTCGATGCCAAGGTCCGCAAGGAGCTGCGCCGCTGGCTGCGCCGCCTGCACGACGATCTGGGCCTGACCGGTGTTTTCGTGACCCACGACCAGGAAGAGGCGCTGGAAGTCGCCGACCGGGTGGTGGTGATGTCCCAGGGCCGGATTGAACAGATCGGCACCCCGGCCGAGGTCTATGACCGGCCGGCGACGGCCTTCGTGTATCAGTTCTTCGGCAACGTCAACAAACTGCCGGTGATGGTGGAGGCGGGGCGGCTGAAGGTCGCCGGCGTCAGCGGGGCCGGCACGGCGGGGTTGCCGCTGCCAGCGGGCCTGGAGGCGACCCGCGCCGAACAGGGTACGCTCTATGTCCGGCCCCATGATCTGGCGGTGCTGCCGGCAGGTGCGGCCGATGCGCTGCCGGCGACCGTGCGCCATCTGGTCGCTTTCGGCGCCTCGGTGCGCATCGAGCTTGATGTACCCGGGCTGGATCTGGTCGAGGCCGAACTGCCGCGCGAGGAGGCCGACGCCCTCGGTCTCGCCAACGGCCGGACAGTCGCGCTCCGGGTCAAGCGGGGGCGGTTGTTTTTCGACGACGATACCGGCTGGGATGTCGGTCTGACCGAGTCGGTTGCCGCCTGA
- a CDS encoding YbaN family protein yields the protein MLSDTADERRPEAAAPDREAAPHRHARLLRIAGWICVGLGAVGAVLPLMPTTIFLILAVACFMRADPELARRLLEHPRYGPSIRAWRERGIVSRKAKIAAVVAMAAGLVFSWALGAPAMVLAGTAVILIPVATWLVLRPED from the coding sequence ATGTTGAGCGACACGGCCGACGAGCGCAGGCCAGAGGCGGCCGCGCCCGACCGGGAGGCTGCGCCGCATCGCCATGCCCGGCTGCTGCGCATTGCCGGCTGGATCTGCGTCGGGCTGGGGGCCGTTGGCGCCGTGCTGCCGCTGATGCCGACAACCATTTTCCTGATCCTGGCGGTTGCCTGCTTCATGCGTGCCGATCCGGAGCTTGCCCGGCGGCTGCTGGAGCATCCGCGCTACGGCCCCTCGATCCGCGCCTGGCGCGAGCGGGGCATCGTGTCGCGCAAGGCCAAGATCGCAGCGGTCGTCGCGATGGCGGCCGGCCTGGTGTTTTCCTGGGCTCTGGGCGCGCCGGCCATGGTGCTGGCGGGGACCGCGGTCATCCTCATTCCCGTGGCCACCTGGCTGGTGCTGCGTCCGGAAGACTGA
- a CDS encoding flavin-containing monooxygenase codes for MDTTTIGSGNAGAESSDLRAVDVLVIGAGLSGIAAGYHLQTRCPGIDYAILEARDAIGGTWDLFRYPGIRSDSDMYTLGFGFRPWIGDKVFADGPSIRDYVRDTATEFGIDRRILFNHRVVSADWDSVTARWQVLVEAGPERHPQRFTCRVLYACSGYYDYAAGHMPDWPGMADFRGHIIHPQDWPADLDHRDKRVVVIGSGATAVTLVPALAESAAHVTMLQRSPSYIVARPSRDAAAGWLRRHLPERLAFRAARWKNVLLSIYFYNLARRKPALVKSKILAGVRRQLGPDQDRNFTPAYDPWDQRLCLVPDGDLFQAIRAGTASVVTDGIERFTGTGLRLTSGEDLAADIVVAATGLRMKLLAHITLSVDGRPVRIGETTSYKGMMLSGVPNFALALGYTNASWTLKCELSALHLCRLIRHMDAKGSDWFMPRPPEPGLATRPAIDLASGYVRRAAADLPRQGDRKPWRLNQNYLLDMAALRYGSVVDDNLAFGQRRDAGGAG; via the coding sequence ATGGACACCACCACGATCGGCTCCGGCAATGCCGGGGCCGAAAGCTCTGACCTGCGCGCCGTCGACGTCCTGGTGATCGGCGCCGGCCTGTCGGGCATCGCCGCCGGCTACCACCTCCAGACCCGCTGCCCCGGCATCGATTATGCCATCCTGGAAGCCCGTGACGCGATCGGCGGCACCTGGGATCTGTTCCGCTACCCCGGCATCCGCTCCGACAGCGACATGTACACGCTGGGCTTTGGCTTCCGCCCCTGGATCGGCGACAAGGTCTTCGCGGACGGCCCCTCGATCCGCGACTATGTCCGCGATACGGCCACGGAATTCGGCATCGACCGACGGATCCTGTTCAATCACCGGGTGGTCTCGGCCGACTGGGACAGCGTAACCGCACGCTGGCAGGTGCTCGTAGAAGCAGGGCCCGAGCGGCACCCGCAGCGCTTCACCTGCCGGGTGCTCTATGCCTGCAGCGGCTATTACGACTATGCGGCCGGCCATATGCCCGACTGGCCAGGCATGGCGGATTTTCGCGGCCACATCATCCATCCCCAGGACTGGCCGGCGGATCTGGACCATCGGGACAAGCGGGTGGTGGTGATCGGCAGCGGTGCCACGGCCGTCACCCTGGTGCCGGCGCTGGCGGAAAGTGCTGCGCATGTCACCATGCTGCAGCGCTCCCCCAGCTATATCGTCGCCCGGCCATCCCGCGACGCCGCGGCAGGCTGGCTGCGCCGCCATCTTCCGGAACGTCTCGCCTTCCGGGCGGCCCGGTGGAAGAACGTGCTGCTGTCGATCTATTTCTACAACCTCGCCCGCAGGAAGCCAGCGCTGGTGAAGTCGAAAATCCTGGCCGGCGTGCGCCGTCAGCTGGGCCCCGACCAGGACCGCAACTTCACGCCGGCCTACGACCCCTGGGATCAGCGGCTCTGCCTGGTACCCGACGGCGATCTGTTCCAGGCGATCCGGGCCGGCACCGCCTCGGTCGTCACCGACGGCATCGAGCGCTTCACCGGAACCGGCCTCCGCCTCACTTCGGGGGAAGACCTGGCGGCCGACATCGTGGTCGCGGCCACCGGCCTCCGGATGAAGCTGCTCGCCCATATCACCCTCTCGGTCGACGGCCGGCCGGTACGGATCGGGGAGACGACCTCGTACAAGGGCATGATGTTGAGCGGCGTGCCCAATTTCGCCCTGGCACTCGGCTATACCAACGCGTCCTGGACGCTGAAATGCGAGCTGAGCGCGTTGCATCTCTGCCGGCTGATCCGCCATATGGATGCGAAGGGTTCAGACTGGTTCATGCCCCGCCCGCCCGAGCCCGGCCTCGCCACCCGGCCGGCGATCGACCTCGCCTCGGGCTATGTCCGCCGGGCGGCCGCGGACCTGCCTCGTCAGGGGGACCGCAAGCCCTGGCGGCTCAATCAGAACTATCTCCTCGATATGGCCGCACTGCGCTACGGTTCGGTGGTCGACGACAACCTTGCCTTCGGGCAGCGCAGAGATGCGGGAGGTGCAGGCTGA
- a CDS encoding alpha/beta fold hydrolase — protein sequence MLLQTIIALAATGGGLALFTGWTASRVEKALPPRGRFMEIRGNRLHYLDDGTGPDDDRPAVVMVHGLGGQMHHFTHSLLGRLRGDHRVIVVDRPGSGHSTRPDDAPANVLAQAGVIADFIRALKLPRPPLLVGHSLGGAIALGVALDHPETISGVALIAALTHPQETPPDIFKGLAIRSDTARRLIAWTLATPMSFLRGRKVLDEVFGPDPIPADFAIAGGGLLGLRPKAFRSASIDMVAANDDLPAMAARYPDIALPIHMIFARGDRILDWRAHGEALQAKLPALQLTLIDGGHMLPVTAPDAVEALIRKATQRA from the coding sequence ATGCTTCTGCAAACGATCATCGCGCTGGCTGCGACCGGCGGCGGGCTCGCCCTGTTCACCGGCTGGACGGCCAGCCGGGTGGAGAAGGCGCTGCCGCCCCGCGGCCGGTTCATGGAGATCCGGGGCAATCGCCTGCACTATCTGGACGACGGCACCGGCCCGGACGATGACCGGCCGGCAGTGGTGATGGTTCACGGCCTCGGCGGCCAGATGCATCACTTCACCCACAGCCTGCTCGGCCGGCTCAGGGGCGATCATCGGGTGATCGTGGTCGACCGGCCGGGTTCGGGTCATTCCACCCGGCCCGATGATGCGCCCGCCAATGTGCTGGCCCAGGCCGGCGTGATCGCGGATTTCATCCGGGCGCTGAAGCTGCCGCGCCCGCCGCTGCTGGTCGGCCATTCGCTCGGCGGCGCGATCGCATTGGGCGTGGCGCTGGATCATCCGGAGACGATTTCGGGCGTGGCGCTGATCGCCGCTCTCACCCATCCCCAGGAGACGCCCCCCGACATCTTCAAGGGGCTGGCGATCCGCTCCGATACCGCGCGCCGCCTGATCGCCTGGACGCTGGCGACGCCGATGTCCTTCCTCCGCGGCCGCAAGGTGCTGGACGAGGTGTTCGGCCCCGATCCGATCCCCGCAGACTTTGCGATCGCCGGCGGTGGCCTGCTCGGCCTCAGGCCCAAGGCGTTTCGCTCAGCCTCGATCGACATGGTGGCGGCCAATGACGACCTGCCTGCCATGGCTGCCCGCTATCCCGACATCGCCCTGCCCATCCACATGATCTTCGCCCGCGGCGACCGGATCCTCGACTGGCGCGCCCACGGCGAAGCCCTGCAGGCGAAGCTGCCGGCGCTGCAGCTGACGCTGATCGACGGCGGACACATGCTGCCGGTGACGGCACCGGATGCGGTCGAGGCCCTGATCCGCAAGGCGACGCAGCGGGCTTGA
- a CDS encoding TetR/AcrR family transcriptional regulator, translating to MATVAGRRSGTRQRILETCRELFNRRGTADVTTAEIAAAVGINEGNLYYHFKRKEQILETLFAAFAAELREVAAADLAEGEAETRAARYFRGWFGLMWEWRFFYRDAMVVRRLAPGLQAELETLADEGQADLRRALRSMAANGLIVADDDELERMMVNAWIVATYWIDYLRMRHGVGDITRRHLDWGAWQLMGIFEPYLTAEGRRLLAAAGGMRPGPFPES from the coding sequence ATGGCGACGGTGGCGGGGCGCAGGTCGGGAACGCGACAGCGGATCCTGGAGACCTGCCGGGAACTGTTCAACCGGCGGGGGACGGCCGACGTCACCACCGCCGAGATCGCGGCGGCAGTGGGCATCAACGAGGGCAACCTCTATTACCACTTCAAGCGCAAGGAGCAGATCCTCGAGACCCTGTTCGCGGCTTTCGCCGCCGAGCTGCGCGAGGTGGCGGCAGCCGATCTGGCGGAGGGCGAGGCAGAGACCCGGGCGGCGCGGTATTTCCGCGGCTGGTTCGGTCTGATGTGGGAATGGCGGTTCTTCTATCGGGACGCCATGGTCGTCCGCAGACTGGCGCCGGGTTTGCAAGCCGAACTGGAAACGCTGGCGGATGAGGGCCAGGCGGATCTGCGCCGGGCGCTGCGGTCGATGGCGGCAAACGGGCTGATCGTGGCAGATGACGACGAACTGGAGCGGATGATGGTCAACGCCTGGATCGTCGCGACCTATTGGATCGACTATCTGCGTATGCGCCACGGGGTCGGCGACATCACCCGTCGGCATCTCGATTGGGGCGCCTGGCAGCTGATGGGCATCTTCGAGCCTTATCTTACAGCCGAAGGCCGCCGGTTGCTGGCGGCGGCAGGCGGTATGCGGCCCGGGCCGTTTCCCGAGAGCTGA
- a CDS encoding DUF1127 domain-containing protein, with protein sequence MTVVTLRHRADACAGAGLPPVRAQAAVKPVHGLIERMIATLGLWAERHRQRRCLATLDAHLLRDLDIDPIDASREANKPFWRA encoded by the coding sequence ATGACCGTCGTGACCCTGCGGCACCGCGCCGACGCCTGCGCGGGAGCCGGACTGCCCCCCGTTCGCGCCCAGGCCGCCGTGAAGCCGGTTCACGGCCTGATCGAACGGATGATCGCCACCCTCGGTCTCTGGGCCGAGCGCCACCGGCAGCGCCGCTGCCTGGCGACGCTCGATGCGCATCTGCTGCGCGATCTGGACATCGACCCGATCGATGCATCGCGGGAGGCGAACAAGCCCTTCTGGCGCGCTTGA
- a CDS encoding catalase — translation MTTRYDDPKPTDRPTLTTAAGAPVVSNQYSRTAGRRGPVTLDDVHLIEKLAHFNRERIPERVVHAKGSGAFGTLTITNDVTRYSKAKVFAEVGKKTPLLIRFSTVAGERGAADAERDVRGFAVKFYTDEGNWDLVGNNTPIFFIRDPLKFPDFIHTQKRDPRTNLRNPTAMWDFWSRSPESLHQVTILFSDRGLPATYRHQHGFGSHTFGLVNTAGERVWVKFHLKSMQGIRNITDAESADIIGRDRESHQADLYDAIERGDYPRWRMMIQVMTEAEAQQTPYDPFDLTKVWPHADFPLIEVGIVELNRNPENYFAEIEQSIFSPGNLVPGITASPDRMLQARLFAYGDAHRYRVGVNADQLPVNRPVVQAHPAHRDGAMRFDDNGGRQPNYEPNGFGGPVEDPTAGEPPLPLDGPADRYSHRDGNDDYTQAGNLFRLMSEAERDRLMTAIAGAMAPVPEDIQRRQIGHFAKADPAYGAGVAARLGLSLRDAAE, via the coding sequence ATGACCACCCGCTATGACGATCCGAAACCGACCGACCGGCCGACCCTGACCACCGCTGCCGGCGCGCCGGTGGTCAGCAATCAGTACAGCCGCACTGCAGGCCGACGCGGCCCCGTGACGCTCGACGACGTCCACCTGATCGAGAAGCTGGCCCATTTCAACCGCGAGCGCATCCCGGAGCGCGTGGTCCATGCCAAGGGCTCCGGCGCCTTCGGCACGCTGACCATCACCAACGACGTCACCCGCTACAGCAAGGCGAAGGTCTTCGCGGAAGTGGGCAAGAAGACCCCGCTGCTGATCCGGTTTTCGACCGTGGCCGGCGAGCGCGGCGCCGCCGATGCCGAACGCGACGTGCGCGGTTTCGCGGTCAAGTTCTACACCGACGAAGGCAATTGGGATCTGGTCGGCAACAACACGCCGATCTTCTTCATCCGCGATCCGCTGAAATTCCCCGATTTCATCCACACTCAGAAGCGCGACCCGCGGACCAATCTGCGCAACCCCACCGCCATGTGGGATTTCTGGTCGCGCAGCCCGGAGAGCCTGCACCAGGTGACGATCCTGTTCTCGGATCGTGGGCTGCCGGCCACTTATCGTCACCAGCACGGCTTCGGCAGCCACACTTTCGGCCTGGTCAATACCGCCGGTGAGCGGGTCTGGGTGAAGTTCCATCTGAAGTCCATGCAGGGCATCCGCAACATCACCGATGCCGAATCCGCCGACATCATCGGCCGTGACCGCGAAAGCCATCAGGCGGATCTCTATGACGCAATCGAGCGTGGCGACTATCCGCGCTGGCGGATGATGATCCAGGTGATGACCGAAGCCGAGGCACAGCAGACGCCCTATGATCCCTTCGACCTGACCAAGGTCTGGCCTCATGCGGATTTTCCGCTGATCGAGGTCGGCATCGTCGAGCTGAACCGGAACCCTGAGAACTATTTCGCCGAGATCGAACAGTCGATCTTCAGCCCCGGCAACCTCGTGCCCGGCATCACCGCCTCGCCCGACCGCATGCTCCAGGCCCGGTTGTTCGCCTATGGCGATGCCCATCGCTACCGGGTGGGGGTAAATGCCGATCAGTTGCCGGTGAACCGGCCGGTCGTCCAGGCCCATCCCGCCCATCGCGACGGCGCCATGCGCTTCGACGACAATGGCGGCCGGCAGCCCAATTACGAGCCGAATGGCTTCGGAGGGCCGGTAGAGGATCCGACCGCAGGTGAACCACCCCTGCCGCTCGACGGCCCGGCCGACCGCTACAGCCATCGCGACGGCAATGACGACTACACCCAGGCAGGCAACCTGTTCCGGCTGATGAGCGAGGCTGAACGCGACCGCCTGATGACCGCGATCGCCGGTGCCATGGCCCCGGTCCCTGAAGACATCCAGCGTCGCCAGATCGGCCATTTCGCCAAAGCCGATCCCGCCTATGGCGCCGGGGTCGCCGCACGGCTGGGTCTGAGCCTCAGGGACGCGGCCGAATAA
- a CDS encoding HEAT repeat domain-containing protein: MKPTVLSPDRHAALNTGEVAATTLAECLAVDFGILMRSVFPDAGDQVLQAMDAAAALGISRRMALAAELIIGRYSPGVIPRLTDHPSDTVRGWACFAAGRTAPADHVSWREAIRPFADDGHFGVREWAWLAIRDRIAADIPGAIAALMPWTAETSPRLRRFASEATRPRGVWCAHLKPLKTDPTPGFALLDPLKADPETYVQDSVGNWLNDAAKDRPETVLALISRWQAESPVPATARICRRGLRSIRA, from the coding sequence ATGAAGCCGACGGTCCTCTCCCCCGACCGCCATGCCGCGCTGAATACCGGAGAGGTTGCCGCCACGACCCTCGCCGAATGCCTTGCGGTCGATTTCGGAATCCTGATGCGGTCGGTTTTCCCCGATGCCGGTGATCAGGTGCTGCAGGCGATGGATGCGGCGGCGGCGCTCGGCATCTCCCGGCGCATGGCGCTGGCGGCGGAGCTGATCATCGGCCGTTACAGTCCCGGGGTGATCCCGCGCCTGACCGATCATCCGTCGGATACCGTGCGGGGCTGGGCCTGTTTCGCGGCAGGCAGGACCGCACCCGCGGATCACGTCTCCTGGCGCGAGGCCATCCGCCCCTTCGCCGATGACGGCCATTTCGGCGTCAGGGAATGGGCCTGGCTGGCGATCCGTGACCGGATTGCCGCCGATATTCCGGGGGCCATCGCGGCGCTGATGCCCTGGACGGCCGAGACCTCGCCGCGCCTGCGCCGCTTCGCGAGCGAGGCGACCCGGCCGCGCGGGGTCTGGTGTGCCCATCTGAAGCCGCTGAAGACCGATCCGACCCCAGGCTTCGCCCTGCTCGACCCGCTGAAGGCGGATCCCGAAACCTATGTTCAGGATTCCGTCGGCAACTGGCTGAATGATGCCGCCAAGGACCGGCCGGAGACGGTGCTGGCGCTCATCAGCCGCTGGCAGGCCGAGAGCCCGGTACCGGCCACGGCCAGGATCTGCCGGCGGGGGCTGCGCTCGATCCGGGCGTGA
- the gcvA gene encoding transcriptional regulator GcvA has translation MPRKLPPLNGLRAFEAAARHSSFARAAEELHVTPAAVSHQIKGLEAWLGVTLFRRLPNGLLLTAAGRAYLPGLTDGFDRIARSTAELRGRDLGGRLTVSVLSSFASLWLAPRLGRFREAYPDVELFLRAETRLVDFDRDTVDLAIRYVPTIDGPLVSERLMDETLGPVMSPALLERLGPVTEPAALLDLPLIHDADVTGGEVAVSWRSFFATAGLNPPDDLDRQMRINDTGVAVAAAVAGQGVIMGRSALIADHLAAGRLVRPLSIQIQAAQAYHLVSTETGWNDPRVLAFTDWLRQEALTAQPSRRE, from the coding sequence ATGCCCCGTAAACTGCCGCCCCTGAACGGCTTGCGCGCCTTCGAGGCCGCTGCCCGTCATTCCAGCTTTGCCCGTGCGGCGGAAGAGCTTCACGTGACGCCGGCTGCGGTCAGCCACCAGATCAAGGGGCTGGAGGCCTGGCTTGGCGTCACGCTGTTCCGCCGCCTGCCCAACGGCCTGCTGCTGACGGCGGCCGGGCGCGCCTATCTGCCGGGGCTGACCGACGGCTTCGACCGCATCGCCCGTTCTACCGCCGAACTGCGCGGGCGTGATCTGGGCGGGCGATTGACCGTCAGCGTGCTCTCTTCCTTTGCCAGTCTTTGGCTGGCGCCTCGGCTCGGCCGGTTCCGCGAGGCCTATCCGGATGTCGAGCTGTTCCTGCGTGCCGAGACCCGGCTGGTGGATTTCGATCGCGATACGGTCGACCTCGCCATCCGCTATGTGCCGACGATCGACGGGCCGCTGGTTTCCGAGCGGCTGATGGACGAGACGCTCGGGCCGGTGATGAGCCCCGCCCTGCTGGAGCGGCTGGGACCGGTGACCGAACCTGCCGCCCTGCTTGATCTGCCCCTGATCCACGACGCCGATGTGACAGGTGGCGAGGTCGCCGTCTCCTGGCGGAGCTTCTTCGCCACTGCCGGGCTCAACCCGCCTGATGATCTGGACCGGCAGATGCGGATCAACGACACCGGTGTGGCGGTGGCTGCGGCCGTTGCCGGGCAGGGGGTGATCATGGGGCGCAGCGCGCTCATCGCCGATCATCTGGCCGCGGGGCGGCTGGTGCGGCCACTTTCCATTCAGATCCAGGCCGCACAGGCCTATCATCTGGTGTCGACCGAGACCGGCTGGAACGATCCGCGGGTCCTGGCCTTCACCGATTGGCTGCGGCAGGAAGCGCTGACTGCCCAACCATCCAGGCGGGAGTGA